TCATCCGATATCCCTAACTCTTTCTCCGAGCATGCCATGGAATAAGACTCTACGCCGCGAATTTTGGCGCGCTTGAGCGTGGTCAACACCTGTCCCGGCTGATGTCCATCATAAATCCGAGCACCTTCTTTGGCGTACGCCACCTTGATCGGCTTGGTTAATCTACCCTTGCCTTTGTAGGGGAAGAGGTTCGGCGCGCCGGTCAGAACAGTGTGAATCGTCTGACCGTCATCCAACTGACAAAGCACCAGGCGATCGGCGTTGGGATGAGGGTTGACCTCGTAGATCGCTCCAACCACAATTGTGTCTCTATCCCACTCCAAACCGCTGATCTTGATCTCTTGCCGTTGACCCGCTTGTCTTGAAGATTGGGGCATCGGCAAGCCCACATAGCGAATTTCCTCTACCTCCAATCCAGCCATGGTCAACTCGTGTGCCAGGGCTTCCAGAGGCAAGGAGATCTCCACAAATTCTTTCAGCCAAGAGATGGGTACTTTCATCCGAACTGCTCCAAAAAACGAAGATCGTTTCCATAGAAATAACGAATGTCCTCGATCCCATAGCTCAGCATGGTAATTCGCTCAACCCCCATCCCAAAAGCAAAACCGCTATATCGGGTAGGATCATAGCCGCCGTTTTGTAATACCACCGGGTGTACCATGCCGCAACCGAGGATCTCCAGCCAGCCGCTGCGCTTACATACTGCACAGCCTGCACCACCGCAGACGAAGCATTCGATATCCATCTCAGCGCTTGGCTCGGTGAAGGGAAAATGCGAAGCGCGAAAGCGACTGCGCACCTCTTTACCGAACATCCGCTGAGCAAAATCGGTCAGGGTGCCTTTCAAATCGCTAAAGGTGATGGCTTTTCCGATTGCCAACCCTTCAACCTGCTGGAATTGAATTTCGGATCGGGCGGTAATTTGTTCATAGCGGGCGCACATGCCGGGCAACACAATGCGCACGGAGGGTGGATTGGCCGGGTTTTGGGCAGCAAACTCGCGCATGGCGCGGATCTGTCCAGGAGAGGTATGGGTGCGGAATAAAATCGGATTATCGGGAGGATGAGGCAAGTCGAGGTAGAAAGAATCCTGCATTTCGCGCGCCGGATGATGGGGTGGGAAATTCAAGAGTTGAAAGTTGAACTCATCGCTTTCAATATCGCGTGAGCGATAGACTTGAAATCCCATCTCGGCAAAAATGGTAAAGATGCGTCGCAGGGTCTGGTTGAGGGGATGGTAACGGCCGCGCACAAGTGGCCTGCCGGGCAGCGTGACGTCCAGGCGTTCGCCGTGCAGAGCGCGCTGCAAAGCCTCCTGGCGCAGGGCTTCTGCCCTTTGCTGGTAGGCTTCTTCGAGAGCCCGTTTGACCTCGTTCGCCCGCCGGCCTACCTGAGGGCGCTCCTCTTTGGGTAAGCTACCCAGAGCGTCGAAAACGCGCATTAAGGGGGAATTGCGCCCCAGGTAGCTCACCCGCCAGCCCTCTAATGCCTGCTCTGCCTCAATTTGCTGCAAGGCTTTGAGAGCGTTTTGTTCGATTTCATCCAGTTGATCAAGCATCCGAACCTCCAGAAACAAAACATCTCGTCCACTCAGGGACGAGATGAAATCTCCCGCGGTACCACCCCGCCTTGCTTGCTTTCTGCAAGCCACTCAGCCACGTTTGCGCCTGGCAAAGTTCATTCACCAAACGCTTTGCGTGCCTCTGGATAACGCTGAGGAGGCGTTGCGGACTACTGGCTGGGTCCAGCGTTCACCCGCAAAGCTCGAGAGGGAACTTCGGCAAAATTTCACCTGCCAGAGGTCTCAGTCTCTGCCCCTGGCTCCCTGTTGGCTGCCTTTTGCCTACTTTCCTCTGTCCCTGCCTGTCTTTTTCGTACCTGAATGTCCTTATTATCCCCAAAACCCTTAGACTGTCAAGAGTTCTGCGCAATTGTCCGCGCTCAAAGGCGGTCTAAAAGAAGAGGAAACGCCATTTATCCTCCATCGGGCACTGAATGGGCAACCGCTCACAAACAAAATATGAAAATGCATCGGGGGGCAAAGTGTCAATTTTCGATGCGCAGGCAAGCCGCCTGATGGCTGGGGCTGGCAGTAAAAAACGGCGGATCTTTGAATTGACACTCTGGAATTGCTACGGGACAGCGCGGATGGAAACGACAACCACCCGGGATCTGGACCGGATTGGGTGTTTCCCCCTGTAAAATGATGCGCGCCCGCCGTAGACGCGGGTTAGGGACTGGTACAACCGACAGTAAAGCCTTGGTGT
This portion of the Anaerolineae bacterium genome encodes:
- a CDS encoding Phenylalanyl-tRNA synthetase alpha chain is translated as MLDQLDEIEQNALKALQQIEAEQALEGWRVSYLGRNSPLMRVFDALGSLPKEERPQVGRRANEVKRALEEAYQQRAEALRQEALQRALHGERLDVTLPGRPLVRGRYHPLNQTLRRIFTIFAEMGFQVYRSRDIESDEFNFQLLNFPPHHPAREMQDSFYLDLPHPPDNPILFRTHTSPGQIRAMREFAAQNPANPPSVRIVLPGMCARYEQITARSEIQFQQVEGLAIGKAITFSDLKGTLTDFAQRMFGKEVRSRFRASHFPFTEPSAEMDIECFVCGGAGCAVCKRSGWLEILGCGMVHPVVLQNGGYDPTRYSGFAFGMGVERITMLSYGIEDIRYFYGNDLRFLEQFG